From Citricoccus sp. SGAir0253, a single genomic window includes:
- a CDS encoding acetolactate synthase large subunit produces MTSHAPRDQRDRNDSPSESLVPGPNRVVEPVAMTGSQAIVRSLEELGVTDVFGLPGGAILPTYDPLMDSPTIRHVLVRHEQGAGHAAQGYYLATGRPGVAIATSGPGATNLVTAIADAHMDSEACVFITGQVSSSAIGTDAFQEADIVGITMPITKHSRLVTKAQDIPQALAEAFHIATTGRPGPVLVDVAKDAQQAQMEFSWPPRIDLPGYRPVVRGHSKQVREAARLIQHAERPVLYVGGGVSRGHASAELAELAELTGAPVVTTLTARGVFPDSHRQHLGMPGMHGSVAAVSALQMSDLLITLGARFDDRVTGLLSSFAPRAKVIHADIDPAEISKNRTADVPIVGSVKEIIPELTAAVRDLREEAGAPDLGEWWTVLDRLRETYPMGYTPTADGLMSPQKVIERLDAHSGPEAVYVAGVGQHQMWASQFIRYERPHQWLNSAGLGTMGFAVPAAMGAKVGDPDRVVWAIDGDGCFQMTNQELATCLINDIPIKVAVINNSSLGMVRQWQTLFYESRYSNTDLNTGHDTIRVPDFVKLAEAYGCLGLRCDREEDLDATIEQAMAVNDRPVVVDFVVSRDSMVWPMVPAGVSNDEIQVARDMTPDWDEED; encoded by the coding sequence ATGACGTCCCATGCGCCCCGCGACCAGCGGGACCGGAACGACTCCCCGAGCGAGAGCCTGGTCCCCGGGCCCAACCGCGTCGTCGAACCGGTCGCCATGACCGGTTCGCAGGCCATCGTCAGGTCCCTGGAGGAGCTCGGCGTCACCGACGTCTTCGGCCTCCCGGGCGGGGCGATCCTGCCCACCTACGACCCGCTGATGGACTCCCCGACCATCCGCCACGTCCTCGTGCGCCACGAGCAGGGCGCCGGGCACGCGGCCCAGGGGTACTACCTGGCCACCGGCCGGCCCGGCGTGGCGATCGCCACCTCGGGCCCGGGCGCCACGAACCTCGTCACCGCGATCGCGGACGCCCACATGGACTCCGAGGCCTGCGTGTTCATCACCGGCCAGGTCTCCTCGAGCGCCATCGGCACGGACGCCTTCCAGGAGGCGGACATCGTCGGCATCACGATGCCGATCACCAAGCACTCCCGCCTGGTGACCAAGGCCCAGGACATCCCGCAGGCGCTGGCCGAGGCCTTCCACATCGCCACGACCGGCCGGCCCGGCCCCGTGCTGGTGGACGTGGCCAAGGACGCCCAGCAGGCGCAGATGGAGTTCTCCTGGCCGCCGCGGATCGACCTGCCCGGCTACCGCCCGGTCGTGCGCGGGCACTCGAAGCAGGTCCGCGAGGCGGCCCGGCTCATCCAGCACGCCGAGCGCCCCGTGCTCTACGTGGGCGGCGGCGTCTCCCGCGGCCACGCCAGCGCCGAGCTGGCCGAGCTGGCCGAGCTGACCGGCGCCCCCGTGGTCACCACGCTCACCGCGCGGGGCGTGTTCCCGGACTCGCACCGCCAGCACCTGGGCATGCCGGGCATGCACGGCTCCGTGGCCGCCGTCTCCGCGCTGCAGATGTCCGACCTGCTGATCACCCTCGGGGCCCGCTTCGACGACCGCGTCACCGGGCTGCTGTCCAGCTTCGCGCCGCGGGCCAAGGTCATCCACGCGGACATCGACCCGGCCGAGATCTCGAAGAACCGGACCGCGGACGTGCCGATCGTCGGCTCCGTCAAGGAGATCATCCCCGAGCTGACCGCGGCGGTGCGCGACCTGCGCGAGGAGGCCGGCGCCCCCGACCTCGGCGAGTGGTGGACCGTGCTGGACCGGCTGCGCGAGACCTACCCGATGGGCTACACGCCCACCGCGGACGGGCTGATGTCCCCGCAGAAGGTCATCGAGCGCCTCGACGCCCACTCCGGCCCGGAGGCCGTGTACGTGGCCGGCGTGGGCCAGCACCAGATGTGGGCCAGCCAGTTCATCCGCTACGAGCGGCCGCACCAGTGGCTGAACTCGGCCGGGCTGGGCACCATGGGCTTCGCCGTGCCGGCGGCCATGGGCGCCAAGGTCGGGGACCCGGACCGCGTGGTCTGGGCGATCGACGGCGACGGCTGCTTCCAGATGACCAACCAGGAACTGGCGACCTGCCTGATCAACGACATCCCGATCAAGGTCGCGGTCATCAACAACTCCTCCCTCGGCATGGTGCGCCAGTGGCAGACGCTGTTCTACGAGTCCCGGTACTCCAACACGGACCTGAACACCGGCCACGACACCATCCGGGTCCCGGACTTCGTCAAGCTCGCCGAGGCCTACGGCTGCCTCGGGCTGCGCTGCGACCGCGAGGAGGACCTGGACGCCACGATCGAGCAGGCCATGGCCGTCA